Sequence from the Equus asinus isolate D_3611 breed Donkey chromosome 5, EquAss-T2T_v2, whole genome shotgun sequence genome:
GGGCGAGTCGGGCTCGGGGCCGTGGCCTCGCCGCAGGCGCCCGGCGCCCCAGGGCACGCAGCCGCCCAGGCCGAGCGCCGAGGCGAGcagcgcgggcgggcgggcgcggcggCCGCGGCGCTGGCCCTTCTTGAGGCGCGACCCGTGCGCCGCCAGGTAGAGCTCGGCCTGCGCCACACCGCCGCCCAGGCGGCCCAGGCTCTCGGCGCGGTGCGCCAGGCGCAGCTCGGCCGCCAGGAAGACGCGGTGCAGCTGCAGCACGCGGCTCTCCAGCTCCGACACCAGGCGCCGGCGGCCCTCCACCTCCAGCAGTCGCCGCCGCGCTTCGGCCAGCTCCAGGGCGCGCCCCGCAGCCCCGGCTGCCGCCGCGCCCGGGCCGCCGGTGCCCCCCGCACCCCCACTAGCGCCCTGGCGCCAGCGCTGCAGCTCCTGCCCTTCGGCAGAGACCGCCGACGCCGGGGCCGCCTCCGGCAGCGGCGAGGCCTGAGCCAGGGTCGGGGGCAAGGTCAGAGTTGGGGGCGGGGGCTGAGGGGACGACAAGGGCTCCCGGGGCGGCGGCGGTGGGGACCCCGGCTCTGCCGTCCCTTCCTGGGCCCCCGGGCCGCAGGCGCTGATGCGGCAGCCCGGCATCCCCCGCCCCCCGGCGGTCTGCAGCGGTCAGTCCGCGGGTCTCGCCGGCTACCCCCGCGCGGGGCACGATGGAGGATGGACGCCGCGCACCGGAGAGAGATGCGGCCGCAGCCCCTACGCCAGCGCGGTGCCTTCCGCCGGTGCGTCTTATAGAACACGAGGCCGAGCGATGGACAGCACAGCCTATCAGAGACTAGTATGCTGGAACCCGCCTCCCCTACCCCGCCCGTTCAGGACTCGCCCAAACCGTTCAGGTCCTTGGTCTTTCGTCCCACTTTGCCCTGCTAGGCCATCAGGTCCTCATCCCCCTTGCTCCAAATTTGGGGTAGGAAGACGACTGCATCTTCTCTGGTCTGATCGCTGAGTCATAAGCTCTGGTAGCTGCTACTTAGAAATCATGGGCTCTCGGTGGAGGAAGATTTTGCCTGAGGCCAAACTATGTGACATTGAGAGTCTGAACTAGAAACTCAGGAGACTTGACTCCTTGCGCGGTGCTCCTTCCCGTACCGCACGCTGCCCCTTGGCCGAATCGGTTCTGCGTAGTCTCCTGGGCCACAAGCCTCGCTAGGACCTCTTCTCCAACCTCCCTGACTCAGTGGAGGGGTTAACCCAGAAGGGCGACTGGCGTCCCGGCGGAGATCTGGCCGCGTTGGTTGCCCGCCAGGCAGGCCCTTCGCTTGCAGAACAAACCACAGCGCTGCCGCTGAGCCTAGCGCGGCTTTCGCAAACGTTGGTGGCCCCCAAAAGGGGCCCCGGACCCGGCGGTGTGCAGTTCTTTCCACGCCCCTGCTCCTGTTTTCTCCTCCCAGTAGGTGTCCCCATACCCTTTGCACAGGGGGGTAagcagacccagaaggtgcagtggtgccttgcccgaggtcacatggCCAGTCGGTTGCTGAATCTGGACCATTGAGTGGGACCAACTCAGCCATTCATGCCCCCTGGGAGCTCAGATACCTGGGTCTCCTCACTGTCACTGAGAGGCCCTCCGTAACAGGACTTTAGTCATCCTGGCAAACTGATAGGACTGAGCCCTGCCCATTTTCTTCAAAGCAGAAGTGACGCTGCCATACCCTCCAAACACTGGCCCAGCAGCCAtggccctgcctcagtttccatccCACGGAAGGTGCCATCAGAGTTGGGAAGTCTCTGTGGTgggcgggggcaggggctggagggtcaGAAACCAGCTCTGAGACCGACTGGGAAGAACtgcagcaaaccctgggctcAGGGGGACTTGCCAAAGGTGTGGTCAGTGCGACTAGCCTGAAAAGGAGACTGATGGAGGAGCTGCACTCCCTTGATGTGGAGGAGGAGGACGATGGAGTCCCTCCCCCCAGGTGCTCTAAGTGCTTTCAGGTGCCTTAGATTGAGTGATGGGGACTCGTGGGCGAGACAGCTCGGCTCCTGGGAGGGAGCTCTCAGAAGAgactcagaggagggagaggtcCATGAGGGGGCGCCAGCCTCAGcgcagaggaagggaggaggaattAGAATGCGGGAGTGAGTGGGAGGGTGAGCAGTGAGCAGTAGTGGAGGCTCAGTGGCGGGGAAGGGGAGTGGCTCAGTCAGAGGACGGGCTCAGTGAGGGCAAGAAGAGGGGTTCACTGAAGGAACGTGATGGGCTCAGTGAGGGGGAGGGGTTAGTGGACGCGTTGGTGCTAGAGGAGGCTCacagggggagaagggaggctcAGTGAGAGGGACGGGGACTCAGGGAGTCAGAGGGACTCGATGGGGATGACAGAGGCTCAGGAGTTACCAGCTTGCCCCCCACAAGGAGGAAGCTCTGCTGAATGGTGTCATTCCTTTGAATGTCTCCTTTGTGTCATCAAACCTCGTGTCTTTCTCTGTGCAGAAGTCCAGCTCCTCCCTTTCCTGTGGGGAGACTGACAGGTGTTTTGCCTGCAACAGGTAGATCACTGCTCCCAGCTTCTGGGGGATGAATCAAGGGGAACAAGACCAGGACTTACCaccgcccgcccccccccccctccaTCAGCCAGCTCCAGAGAACCAGCCAGATCCGAGTTCAAATCCTACACGCactggatgaccttgggcaagtcatttctgTGAATAGGAGGAGATactcaatcttcttttttcttttaggtttttaaagattggccctgagctaacatctgttgccaatcttttttttttttttccatcttctccccaaagccgcccagtacatagttatatattctagttgcgggtccttctggctctgctatttgggaccccgcctcagcatagcttgatgaatggtaccatgtccgcgcacaggatccaaacccgtgaaaccctgggcctctgaagcagagtacaccaaCTTAACCATTCATCCACGGGACCTGCCCCTCAACCTATCTTCACTGAATGGATGAATGTTCTCTATTTCCTCACAGAATACCTAAAGAGGGGCATCAGCAGCCTTTTCCTGATGAGAAACCAAAGCCCACAGAAGTGAAgaggcttgcccaaggtcatacagcagATAAGTGGCCAAGGCAGAATTCAAACACAGATCTGACCCATCCCAAAGTCGTCCCTCAGCTCCCTGTTATTCTCTGGTATGTCCCCTGTTTCTATCCTTGATGGCATTTCTCACAAGTTACAGATATATATGTAGTTGTTTATTGTTATTTAAGAGTCTCTCTCCCTTGATTGATTTTGCTTATCATTAGAATCTCCTGTGGTTGAGTGCCTGGCCTCAtgaggcactcaataaacgtttgtttgaatggaaaaataatgCAAGGATAGAGCTTGATGCAAATGGAGAAGCCtccttctccattcattcatttattccttctttctttatttcactcattcaacaaatttgaTCATTATCTCCTCTGTTGGGCTGGCTGCTGGAGGTACAG
This genomic interval carries:
- the TRNP1 gene encoding TMF-regulated nuclear protein 1 — protein: MPGCRISACGPGAQEGTAEPGSPPPPPREPLSSPQPPPPTLTLPPTLAQASPLPEAAPASAVSAEGQELQRWRQGASGGAGGTGGPGAAAAGAAGRALELAEARRRLLEVEGRRRLVSELESRVLQLHRVFLAAELRLAHRAESLGRLGGGVAQAELYLAAHGSRLKKGQRRGRRARPPALLASALGLGGCVPWGAGRLRRGHGPEPDSPFRRSPPRGPASPQR